One window of the Lentimicrobium sp. L6 genome contains the following:
- a CDS encoding DUF6265 family protein: MKKSIFVIGILFIAFSSTLMSQSEFPNTTFLEDGETSPKANLEVVKWLAGHWQGEAFGGITEELWTPPKGNSMMGSFKLLVDEQVSFYEIMVITEEEESLILRLKHFHGDLKGWEEKDETHDFKLVKVTPNKVFFEGFTLERISKDEINIYVVIEDAGKQQEMKFPYQRVQ; this comes from the coding sequence ATGAAAAAATCAATATTTGTTATAGGAATCCTATTTATAGCTTTCTCAAGTACATTAATGTCACAAAGTGAATTCCCTAATACTACGTTTTTAGAGGATGGTGAAACCTCACCTAAGGCTAATTTGGAAGTGGTGAAATGGTTAGCTGGACATTGGCAGGGAGAAGCTTTCGGAGGCATTACCGAAGAATTATGGACACCTCCAAAGGGCAATTCGATGATGGGTTCTTTTAAGCTATTAGTAGACGAGCAGGTTAGCTTTTACGAGATCATGGTCATCACGGAAGAAGAAGAAAGCCTGATTTTAAGACTAAAACACTTCCATGGAGACCTAAAAGGATGGGAAGAGAAAGACGAAACCCACGATTTTAAATTGGTGAAAGTGACTCCCAATAAAGTGTTTTTCGAAGGCTTTACCTTGGAAAGAATCAGCAAAGATGAAATCAATATCTACGTGGTGATTGAAGATGCTGGAAAACAGCAAGAAATGAAATTTCCTTATCAACGGGTTCAATAA